Proteins encoded within one genomic window of Humulus lupulus chromosome 1, drHumLupu1.1, whole genome shotgun sequence:
- the LOC133785005 gene encoding uncharacterized protein At1g03900, with the protein MSFDEEDEAFEHTLLVVREVSVYKIPPRSTSGGYKCGEWLQSDKIWTGRLRVVSCKDRCEIRLEDPNSGELFAACFVNPGQRETSVETVLDSSRYFVLKIEDGNGKHAFIGLGFSERNEAFDFNVALSDHEKYVKREHEKESTAAGEVSDDAHIDIHPAVNHRLKEGETIRINVKPKPTSGTGMLSAAGLAGPGKPKAVGLAPPPGTGKIRSPLPPPPNDPVIARLTSPGTATTQGVGFNVTKENTRRDSDSLSDLSPLERNLPSATGSGSAKTTAAGWAAF; encoded by the exons ATGTCGTTCGACGAAGAAGATGAGGCGTTTGAGCACACTCTCCTGGTCGTCCGCGAGGTATCCGTGTACAAAATCCCTCCCCGGAGCACCTCCGGCGGGTACAAGTGCGGCGAGTGGCTTCAGTCCGACAAGATCTGGACGGGTCGGCTCCGAGTGGTGTCGTGCAAGGACCGTTGTGAGATCCGACTCGAGGATCCGAACTCGGGCGAGTTGTTCGCCGCCTGCTTCGTTAATCCTGGCCAGCGTGAGACCTCAGTCGAGACCGTGCTCGACTCGTCTCGCTACTTCGTGCTCAAGATCGAGGACGGTAATGGAAAGCACGCTTTTATTGGGTTGGGTTTTTCTGAGCGAAACGAAGCGTTTGATTTCAATGTGGCTTTATCGGATCACGAGAAGTACGTTAAGAGAGAGCACGAGAAGGAATCCACCGCCGCCGGTGAGGTCAGCGACGATGCCCATATCGATATCCACCCTGCTGTTAATCACAGATTGAag GAAGGTGAAACTATACGGATAAATGTGAAGCCTAAACCGACGAGTGGAACTGGGATGCTATCAGCGGCTGGGCTTGCGGGTCCAGGAAAGCCGAAAGCAGTGGGCCTTGCTCCGCCGCCGGGGACAGGAAAAATCAGGTCTCCTTTGCCACCTCCTCCTAATGATCCTGTTATTGCTCGGTTGACCTCCCCTGGTACTGCTACTACTCAGGGTGTTGGTTTTAATGTCACCAAGGAAAACACCAGGAGGGATAGTGATTCCTTATCAGATCTTTCCCCACTTGAG AGGAATCTTCCTTCTGCTACAGGCTCGGGATCAGCGAAGACCACCGCAGCTGGATGGGCAGCTTTCTGA
- the LOC133785008 gene encoding H/ACA ribonucleoprotein complex subunit 3-like protein: protein MYLQFYINEEGNKVYTTKKESPLGLATQSAHPARFSPDDKHSRQRYLLKKRFALLPTQQAPQKY from the exons ATGTATCTTCAGTTTTACATCAACGAGGAAGGTAACAAAGTCTATACTACTAAG AAAGAATCACCACTGGGGTTGGCTACACAGTCTGCTCATCCTG CCCGCTTTTCACCGGATGACAAGCACTCAAGGCAGAGATATCTTTTGAAGAAGCGGTTCGCATTGTTGCCGACCCAACAGGCCCCTCAGAAGTATTGA